Proteins encoded in a region of the Augochlora pura isolate Apur16 chromosome 4, APUR_v2.2.1, whole genome shotgun sequence genome:
- the Smug gene encoding single-strand-selective monofunctional uracil-DNA glycosylase, whose protein sequence is MSSSRKIKTRRDNESPDINAKKAKISEDCEDTEYGAASVNEITLDISEKLLSLERDLTIELGKIKFRLPIEYVYSPLEYAFDVHAKYVKKYCSSTKRILFLGMNPGPWGMSQTGVPFGEISMVRDWLKICGPVGKPVKEQPDRKVTGFLCTRSEVSGKRLWGLFQELCGNPENFFQHAYIHNYCPIAFMDKKGRNITPSEIKGIEIQKVHSVCDKVLADTIRLLEVEILIGIGGYAEKRAQLVVQSHKLSTKVLCLPHPSPRAVNNKNWSEKATNKLREFGLLDCFTS, encoded by the exons ATGTCAAGTTCAAGGAAGATTAAAACAAGACGTGATAATGAATCTCCAGACATTAATGctaaaaaagcaaaaatttcAGAAGATTGTGAAGATACAGAGTATGGTGCTGCAAgtgtaaatgaaataacacttgatatttctgaaaaattgttatcattGGAACGTGACTTGACTATTGAattaggaaaaattaaatttcgtctACCTATAGAATATGTTTATAGCCCTCTTGAATATGCATTTGATGTACATGCTAAATATGTTAAGAAATATTGCTCTTCTACAAAaaggattttatttcttgGAATGAATCCTGGTCCTTGGGGCATGTCTCAAACTGGTGTTCCATTTGGAGAAATAAGTATGGTTCGTGATTGGTTAAAGATTTGTGGACCAGTTGGAAAACCGGTGAAAGAACAGCCAGACAGAAAAGTAACTGGATTTCTATGTACACGTAGTGAGGTCAGTGGAAAGAGATTATGGGGACTTTTCCAAGAATTATGTGGAAATCCAGAGAACTTCTTTCAACAtgcatatatacataattattgcCCCATTGCATTCATGGATAAGAAAGGACGCAACATTACACCATCTGAAATAAag GGAATTGAAATACAGAAAGTGCACTCTGTTTGTGATAAAGTTTTGGCAGATACAATTCGACTACTAGAAGTAGAAATTCTTATTGGCATTGGTGGATATGCAGAAAAACGTGCtcagcttgtagtacaatctCATAAACTATCTACCAAG gttCTATGTTTACCCCATCCTAGTCCCAGagctgtaaataataaaaattggagtGAAAAGGCAACAAACAAATTACGTGAGTTTGGATTACTTGATTGCTTTACCAGTTaa